A window from Niallia circulans encodes these proteins:
- a CDS encoding DUF3817 domain-containing protein, protein MKIRTLNFFRVVSFIGGTSLLVLLFIAMQLKYLANIPQPVQYVGLFHGIFFVCYILVVIWTTFIVKWSIWWFLISIVVTFIPFGNYILDLYLKKHIHKEKFV, encoded by the coding sequence ATGAAGATAAGAACATTAAATTTTTTTAGAGTAGTTAGTTTTATTGGAGGAACTTCATTATTGGTTTTATTGTTTATTGCAATGCAATTGAAATATTTAGCAAACATTCCCCAACCAGTTCAATATGTTGGACTATTTCATGGTATATTTTTTGTTTGTTATATCTTGGTGGTGATTTGGACAACTTTTATAGTAAAGTGGTCAATATGGTGGTTTTTAATATCTATAGTAGTTACATTTATTCCGTTTGGAAATTACATTTTAGATTTATATCTCAAAAAGCATATTCATAAAGAGAAGTTCGTATAA
- a CDS encoding WD40/YVTN/BNR-like repeat-containing protein gives MKKLLLAFDRELIVAERKGSTWKISNHFKGANPITLAFDPSNPARLYCGTFDRGLWRSLDGGSSWEAIGTLYSFGDSYPLHASKMSSVTAVAVSSLNGEDGNGIVYVGTEPSAMFISKDGGDHFELLTDYRQIPSYPSWFFPQRTDTHHVKHIEIDASNPQTIYTTIEVGGLIKSMDGGITWTEEKEKDYPQDIHVIKSHLNNPNRLYAVLGDSFLKEEGHEYAESKDGGKTWHYITEGLTHHYAYQMAVNTADSDNIIIATSSNPFAAHEYENGNCESFIYRKEKNQPWKISTTGLPDSKGTLIPVIKVSKEGDFYLFSNKGLFISVDGGLNWNSLEIPWQQRFITQHPYDMLVIE, from the coding sequence ATGAAAAAATTGTTATTAGCGTTTGATAGAGAACTTATAGTAGCAGAAAGAAAAGGATCAACATGGAAGATAAGTAACCATTTTAAAGGTGCTAATCCAATTACATTAGCGTTTGATCCAAGTAATCCGGCTCGACTTTATTGTGGAACTTTTGACAGAGGGTTATGGAGGAGCTTAGATGGAGGTAGCTCATGGGAAGCGATAGGTACATTATATTCGTTTGGTGATTCGTATCCACTTCATGCTAGTAAAATGAGTTCAGTAACGGCTGTTGCTGTATCTTCCTTAAATGGCGAAGATGGTAACGGAATAGTATACGTAGGCACTGAACCAAGTGCTATGTTTATATCAAAAGATGGAGGAGACCATTTTGAGCTGTTAACTGACTATCGGCAAATACCTTCTTACCCTTCTTGGTTCTTCCCTCAAAGAACCGATACTCACCATGTTAAACATATTGAAATTGATGCTTCTAATCCACAAACTATCTATACAACAATTGAAGTAGGGGGACTAATCAAGAGTATGGATGGTGGTATTACTTGGACCGAAGAGAAAGAAAAAGATTATCCCCAGGATATACATGTAATTAAGTCGCATCTAAATAATCCTAATCGCTTATATGCAGTTTTGGGTGATTCGTTCTTGAAAGAAGAAGGTCATGAGTATGCAGAAAGTAAAGATGGAGGTAAGACATGGCACTACATTACTGAGGGTCTAACACATCATTATGCTTATCAAATGGCGGTGAATACGGCTGATTCGGATAATATTATTATTGCTACGTCTTCAAATCCCTTTGCTGCACATGAGTATGAAAACGGGAATTGCGAATCATTTATTTATAGAAAAGAAAAAAATCAACCCTGGAAAATTAGCACTACTGGATTACCTGATTCTAAAGGAACGTTAATACCTGTAATAAAGGTTTCAAAAGAAGGGGATTTTTATCTATTTAGTAATAAAGGTTTATTTATTTCTGTGGATGGCGGTTTAAATTGGAATTCTCTTGAAATTCCTTGGCAACAAAGATTTATAACACAACACCCTTACGACATGCTTGTTATTGAGTAA
- a CDS encoding thioredoxin family protein → MKTEQQYFEEGLSIQQYMNDMSTLKAESFSIYERFTLPADGFSTELEKHQLQFLVITEDWCGDAMVINPIIRKIAEESNHEMKVVSRDKDTDLIDRHLTNNGRAIPIVLILNTQGELIGRWGPRAPEVQAMVDGIREGNLSEEEQRVAIMNLRKRYTKDEKIWFYIYNSLKEALLNIIKPEKG, encoded by the coding sequence GTGAAAACGGAGCAACAGTATTTCGAAGAAGGATTATCTATTCAACAGTATATGAATGATATGAGTACATTAAAGGCCGAAAGTTTTTCGATATATGAGCGTTTTACATTACCAGCTGATGGATTTTCTACTGAGCTGGAGAAACATCAACTTCAATTTTTAGTCATAACAGAAGATTGGTGCGGCGATGCAATGGTGATAAATCCAATTATTCGTAAGATAGCAGAAGAATCAAACCATGAGATGAAAGTTGTATCAAGAGATAAAGATACAGATTTAATTGATCGTCATTTAACAAATAATGGTCGTGCTATACCAATCGTTTTGATTTTAAATACACAAGGTGAACTAATAGGAAGATGGGGACCACGGGCTCCAGAGGTTCAAGCAATGGTGGATGGTATAAGAGAAGGAAACCTTTCTGAAGAAGAACAAAGAGTAGCTATAATGAATTTAAGGAAACGATATACTAAAGACGAGAAAATTTGGTTTTATATTTACAATAGTCTTAAAGAGGCGTTACTAAATATTATAAAACCTGAAAAAGGGTGA
- a CDS encoding DUF1516 family protein yields MNFFQNNVNIFSGMHQGSWALLFILFFVTYFLYIKTKNRLATIMHMILRLFYVIMLFSGAGLVIAYDYVTFYVIKGIIAVIMVALMEISCVRAKKGKNNLYAFYSGSALLIVVVLMGFRVISF; encoded by the coding sequence ATGAATTTCTTCCAGAACAATGTGAATATTTTTAGTGGAATGCATCAAGGTTCTTGGGCATTACTTTTCATTCTGTTTTTTGTAACATACTTTCTATATATTAAAACAAAAAACAGACTAGCAACTATTATGCATATGATACTTAGATTGTTTTATGTTATCATGCTTTTTTCAGGAGCCGGATTGGTTATAGCATATGACTACGTAACTTTCTATGTAATTAAGGGAATAATCGCAGTTATAATGGTAGCATTAATGGAAATTAGCTGTGTGAGGGCCAAAAAAGGGAAAAACAATTTGTACGCTTTTTATAGTGGTAGTGCCTTATTAATTGTTGTTGTCTTAATGGGCTTCCGTGTTATTTCCTTTTGA
- a CDS encoding anthrone oxygenase family protein: protein MDLLFNGSAFLAVVTTGIVTGTVFAYGNSVMPGLKQTDDRTFVLAVRKLNSSVDNIVFLLISNFALIAQIILVIVVYVNQLAGTIFYVLALIGYISTLLITFLGNLPLSKAIISAELPTDELGWNKLRSSFESRWTSLNNLRTLTCLLSVTGLLIAIFIG, encoded by the coding sequence ATGGATTTATTATTTAATGGTTCAGCATTTCTGGCTGTTGTAACAACTGGAATTGTTACTGGAACTGTATTTGCATACGGCAACTCGGTAATGCCTGGCTTAAAGCAAACGGATGATCGTACTTTTGTTCTTGCGGTTAGAAAACTTAACTCCTCTGTTGATAATATAGTTTTTCTCCTAATTTCCAACTTTGCTCTTATAGCACAAATTATTTTAGTTATTGTTGTTTATGTTAATCAATTAGCAGGAACAATTTTTTATGTATTGGCTTTAATTGGTTATATATCTACCTTATTGATAACTTTTTTAGGCAACTTACCACTCAGTAAAGCAATTATATCTGCAGAATTACCTACGGATGAACTTGGCTGGAATAAACTTAGAAGTTCTTTTGAATCTCGTTGGACTTCCTTAAATAACCTTCGCACGCTTACATGTTTATTAAGCGTTACAGGGTTATTAATAGCTATATTTATTGGATAA
- a CDS encoding SDR family NAD(P)-dependent oxidoreductase: MMNGKVTIITGASRGIGAETARLLAKYGAKVVINYASNKKAAQEVVESITSKGGEAIAIKADVRSYDEMHSLVNETLLKFGKIDVLVNNAAIGFAMKPLSEMDWDDFKPKLEGEIKAAFIATKSVLPFMKEQRYGKLVYISSSLSHQPMPNFIAHGVAKGALNSFVKYLAQELGPYNITANTVAPSMVKTEATKHIQVEEIEKVSEFTPLGRIAKAEDVASAVLFFVSDQSAFITGTYAPVSGGMEMNN; encoded by the coding sequence ATGATGAATGGAAAAGTAACGATCATAACAGGAGCAAGTCGAGGAATTGGAGCTGAAACTGCAAGGTTATTGGCTAAATATGGAGCAAAAGTAGTTATAAACTATGCCAGTAATAAGAAGGCAGCACAGGAAGTTGTAGAATCCATTACTTCAAAAGGAGGAGAAGCTATAGCAATAAAAGCAGATGTCAGAAGTTATGATGAAATGCATTCTCTAGTAAATGAAACTCTTTTAAAATTCGGAAAAATAGATGTGCTAGTGAACAATGCAGCAATTGGGTTTGCTATGAAACCTTTATCGGAAATGGATTGGGATGATTTTAAACCTAAGCTAGAAGGAGAAATTAAGGCAGCTTTTATTGCAACAAAGTCAGTTCTACCATTTATGAAAGAACAAAGGTATGGAAAGTTAGTGTATATCTCTAGTAGCTTAAGTCATCAACCTATGCCTAACTTTATTGCTCATGGAGTAGCAAAAGGAGCACTTAATTCTTTTGTGAAATATTTAGCTCAGGAGTTAGGACCTTATAATATTACTGCGAATACAGTAGCACCTTCTATGGTGAAAACAGAAGCTACCAAACATATTCAGGTAGAAGAAATTGAGAAGGTTTCGGAATTTACTCCATTAGGTAGAATCGCTAAGGCTGAAGACGTTGCAAGCGCCGTATTGTTTTTTGTAAGTGATCAAAGTGCTTTCATTACAGGAACTTATGCTCCCGTATCTGGAGGCATGGAAATGAATAATTAA
- a CDS encoding TetR/AcrR family transcriptional regulator, with protein sequence MNSNSKRELLLLATAKIINEVGANNLTLEAVAKEAGVSKGGLLHHFPNKQSLLKSMVEEATNVLQDEILQRVSNDENSIGKWTRGYLGTVEEKNGDDNGIDAAMIATLLLDPDLLRSYQEKYDFIKDNIENDGIDPIEANIVRLAIDGLWLGEIFGLGNLDDNMRTKILGRLHEISLKTNKEN encoded by the coding sequence ATGAACAGTAACTCCAAAAGAGAACTATTGTTATTGGCAACTGCAAAAATAATAAATGAAGTTGGAGCGAATAACTTAACCCTTGAAGCTGTAGCCAAAGAAGCTGGTGTAAGTAAAGGAGGTTTACTTCACCATTTTCCCAATAAACAATCCTTGCTAAAATCAATGGTTGAAGAAGCTACAAATGTACTTCAGGATGAAATCTTGCAACGAGTATCTAATGATGAAAATAGTATTGGAAAATGGACGAGGGGATATTTAGGAACTGTTGAAGAGAAAAATGGAGATGACAATGGGATAGACGCAGCAATGATTGCTACTCTATTATTAGATCCAGATTTATTACGTTCTTATCAAGAGAAATATGACTTTATAAAAGATAACATAGAGAATGATGGAATTGATCCAATTGAAGCTAATATTGTTCGATTAGCAATAGATGGTCTCTGGCTAGGTGAAATTTTCGGACTCGGTAATCTTGATGATAATATGCGAACAAAAATACTCGGTCGTCTACATGAAATATCATTGAAAACTAATAAAGAAAATTAG
- a CDS encoding MarR family winged helix-turn-helix transcriptional regulator has protein sequence MELHDLIGYLVHRTDVKMTNYFTKRLKPFEVTPEQWGIISVLSKHEGTTQKELAAAIDKDQTTVARMIQSMEKKEIVQKKHNTQDKRSQNLFLTEKGHEIKNKILPVVIDAHKSVTNNLSDKEIQNLKELLNKLWDTRY, from the coding sequence ATGGAGTTACATGATTTAATTGGCTATCTTGTTCATCGAACAGATGTAAAGATGACTAATTATTTTACCAAGAGATTAAAGCCCTTCGAAGTTACTCCGGAGCAATGGGGAATCATTAGTGTGCTTAGTAAACATGAAGGGACAACACAAAAAGAATTGGCAGCAGCTATTGATAAAGATCAGACCACAGTAGCAAGAATGATACAGTCAATGGAGAAAAAAGAAATTGTACAAAAAAAACACAATACTCAAGATAAACGTTCTCAAAACCTTTTCTTAACTGAAAAGGGACATGAGATAAAAAACAAAATATTACCAGTAGTTATTGATGCTCATAAGTCTGTAACGAATAATTTGAGTGATAAAGAAATACAAAATCTAAAAGAGTTACTAAATAAATTATGGGACACCAGATATTAG
- a CDS encoding TetR/AcrR family transcriptional regulator, translating into MERLDPRVQRTRQLIVDAFFNLSKDKNIDGVSVKDITVTANINRSTFYSHFGDKQDLISYISKEILIKGQFKDIKNQDSIDEETLILAVQAISNLRTRIFRLLGDNLNIFKTYCEPDIKQELTDALYCLLVKKHGDKPSCFIEATFLSWGIYGVADVCFVSPASCNCNVPISSLISNILDNKFISL; encoded by the coding sequence ATGGAAAGACTAGACCCTCGTGTACAAAGGACTAGACAGTTAATTGTTGATGCATTCTTTAATCTTTCAAAGGATAAAAATATTGATGGAGTTTCGGTTAAGGATATAACGGTTACTGCGAACATTAACCGTTCTACATTTTATAGCCATTTTGGTGATAAACAAGATCTTATAAGCTATATAAGTAAAGAAATTTTGATAAAAGGACAGTTTAAAGATATAAAGAACCAAGATTCTATTGATGAAGAGACTTTAATATTAGCAGTACAGGCTATTAGTAATCTAAGAACTAGAATTTTCCGATTATTAGGAGATAATCTCAATATATTTAAAACCTATTGCGAACCAGATATTAAACAGGAATTAACCGATGCTTTATATTGTCTATTAGTAAAAAAGCATGGGGATAAGCCAAGCTGTTTTATAGAAGCAACGTTTTTAAGCTGGGGAATTTACGGAGTAGCAGATGTTTGTTTCGTATCACCAGCATCATGCAATTGCAATGTTCCTATTAGTAGTTTAATTAGCAACATTCTGGATAATAAATTTATATCATTATAA
- a CDS encoding ATP-binding protein translates to MILKNLLSHNPEGTQIELEVSKGDMSEIKIKDNGIGMDEEVISRIFDRYYRGTSTGTLSGGTGLGMAIVKQIIKGH, encoded by the coding sequence ATGATTTTAAAAAATTTATTATCTCACAATCCTGAAGGAACGCAAATTGAATTAGAAGTAAGTAAAGGAGATATGTCTGAAATAAAGATTAAAGATAATGGGATTGGAATGGATGAAGAGGTGATCTCAAGAATATTTGATCGCTATTATCGGGGAACTTCTACTGGTACGCTTAGTGGTGGCACCGGTCTTGGTATGGCTATCGTAAAACAAATAATTAAGGGCCATTGA
- a CDS encoding MarR family winged helix-turn-helix transcriptional regulator: MESIHLDDYKTTLLLSKLSNQLSLEFSRVSSFNFTKFELLFKLLDNRSHTQTNLQKIVKIDNAAITRHLKVLEDEEYIIRERNPLNNREMMVKITPKGRKATLQCKKKINEFNKKLFSNFNEEDIENLLVLLEKMKLNLEDI, translated from the coding sequence TTGGAGAGTATCCATCTAGATGACTATAAAACCACCTTATTGTTGAGTAAGCTTAGCAACCAATTGTCTTTGGAATTTTCAAGAGTTAGTAGTTTTAATTTCACAAAATTTGAGTTGCTTTTTAAATTACTTGATAATAGATCCCATACTCAAACAAACTTGCAAAAAATAGTCAAAATTGATAATGCAGCTATTACTAGACATTTAAAAGTATTGGAGGATGAGGAATATATTATTAGAGAGCGAAATCCGTTAAATAATAGAGAAATGATGGTTAAAATTACTCCAAAAGGTAGAAAGGCAACTTTGCAGTGCAAAAAGAAAATAAATGAATTTAACAAAAAATTGTTTAGCAATTTTAATGAAGAAGATATTGAAAATTTACTAGTTCTTCTTGAGAAGATGAAATTAAATTTGGAGGACATATAA
- a CDS encoding HesB/YadR/YfhF family protein has protein sequence MNIEISEKALEWFVEEVGLEEGNKVRFFTQIYGTSPIQEGYALAFTIDNSPRDVTVYTVAGEITFFVEEADLWFFNGHNLYVDYNADKDELEYKYLRNLCS, from the coding sequence ATGAATATCGAGATAAGTGAAAAGGCATTGGAATGGTTTGTAGAAGAAGTAGGTTTAGAGGAGGGGAATAAAGTAAGATTTTTTACCCAAATTTACGGAACAAGTCCTATTCAAGAAGGTTATGCACTAGCCTTTACAATTGATAACAGTCCTAGAGATGTTACTGTGTATACAGTAGCAGGTGAAATAACGTTTTTTGTAGAAGAAGCAGATCTATGGTTTTTCAATGGTCACAATTTATATGTCGATTATAATGCGGATAAAGATGAATTGGAATATAAGTATCTAAGAAATTTATGTAGTTGA
- a CDS encoding MFS transporter: protein MNQTHKWIMLSIVSFALLLISLDMTILYTALPTLTHDLVASASEKLWIINAYPLVMSGLLLGTGALADRIGHKRIFMIGLVVFGLASLTAAFSMNPTMLIAARVFLAVGASMMMPATLSIIRINFENEKERYFAIGVWGSVFSGGAGLGPLIGGALIENFHWGSVFLINVPIVIIAFLLSFKFVPTDAGHSDKKWDYVGSIQIMIGLIGIILAIKEFTLRGGHLEIAFTALIIGIIAMIIFYRRQVRLGSPLIDFNLFKNERFLGGMTAAIITSFILVGTQLIFTQRYQLVIGYSPLKSALFMIAIPVASFIAGIVMGMYLQRVSVLRAMFGALVIAASGLVCYMIFLNNGTFFEIISLILLGCGLGASGSVASNAIMNNVPVEKAGMAASSEEVSYELGGVLGVGILGSFLSFFYSREFVPVGGLSPTTGVDSIDEALLAAEKLPTQQANLLINHAKEAFNSSFNSVSLLAIGITILGCLIVGYLAIKDNKKEKMQSIAKPK, encoded by the coding sequence ATGAATCAAACACACAAATGGATAATGCTATCCATAGTTTCATTTGCCTTATTACTTATATCATTAGACATGACAATTCTTTATACAGCATTACCTACACTTACCCATGACTTAGTTGCATCAGCATCAGAGAAGTTATGGATTATCAATGCTTACCCTCTTGTTATGTCTGGATTACTACTTGGAACTGGTGCGTTAGCAGATAGAATTGGTCACAAACGAATTTTTATGATTGGATTGGTAGTTTTTGGTTTAGCTTCATTAACTGCTGCATTTTCAATGAATCCAACCATGTTGATAGCTGCAAGAGTTTTCCTTGCTGTAGGTGCATCTATGATGATGCCAGCTACCCTTTCCATCATTCGCATAAATTTTGAGAATGAGAAAGAAAGATATTTTGCTATCGGGGTTTGGGGTTCCGTTTTCTCAGGTGGTGCAGGTTTAGGTCCATTAATTGGAGGAGCGCTTATTGAAAATTTCCATTGGGGTTCTGTCTTTCTAATAAATGTCCCTATTGTAATTATTGCTTTCCTCTTATCGTTTAAGTTTGTACCAACTGATGCAGGGCATTCTGATAAGAAATGGGATTATGTAGGCTCCATTCAAATCATGATTGGACTTATAGGTATTATTCTAGCTATTAAAGAATTTACACTTCGTGGTGGTCATTTAGAAATTGCTTTTACTGCTCTTATTATTGGAATAATTGCTATGATAATTTTCTATAGAAGACAAGTAAGATTAGGCAGTCCATTAATTGATTTTAACTTATTTAAAAATGAGCGTTTTTTAGGAGGAATGACAGCCGCCATCATTACTTCCTTTATTTTAGTTGGTACACAATTAATATTCACCCAAAGGTACCAATTAGTTATAGGTTACTCTCCACTGAAATCGGCTTTATTTATGATTGCCATTCCAGTGGCTTCCTTTATAGCAGGTATTGTCATGGGTATGTATCTGCAGCGTGTTTCAGTATTACGAGCTATGTTCGGAGCGTTAGTAATTGCAGCTAGTGGTCTTGTTTGTTATATGATTTTTCTAAATAATGGAACTTTCTTTGAAATCATTTCTCTAATACTATTAGGGTGTGGGTTAGGTGCTAGTGGTAGTGTTGCTTCTAATGCCATAATGAATAATGTACCAGTAGAAAAGGCAGGAATGGCCGCTTCATCAGAAGAAGTTTCTTATGAGTTAGGTGGAGTATTAGGAGTAGGGATTCTAGGTAGCTTTTTATCTTTCTTTTACTCAAGAGAATTTGTCCCAGTAGGTGGGTTATCTCCAACAACCGGTGTTGATAGTATAGATGAAGCCTTATTAGCCGCAGAAAAACTACCAACACAACAGGCAAATCTCTTAATTAATCATGCAAAAGAAGCATTTAATTCTTCGTTTAATTCAGTTAGTTTACTTGCTATAGGAATTACAATTTTGGGATGCTTAATTGTAGGATACCTTGCGATAAAAGACAATAAAAAAGAAAAAATGCAATCAATTGCAAAACCCAAATAA